The proteins below are encoded in one region of Aphelocoma coerulescens isolate FSJ_1873_10779 chromosome 4, UR_Acoe_1.0, whole genome shotgun sequence:
- the LOC138109562 gene encoding endomucin-like isoform X4: protein MDVILPIVITLIVITLSVFSLVALYKMCQKKTPERQENGAEQAQSDKEGVKLLSVKTTSSETAFWPSVSPTDISEVDQSLLSPFVQILGKSSEIQHLI, encoded by the exons ATGG ATGTTATCTTGCCAATTGTCATCACCCTGATAGTCATTACCCTCTCTGTCTTCTCACTGGTGGCTTTGTACAAGATGTGCCAGAAGAAAACTCCAG agaGACAAGAGAACGGTGCTGAACA GGCCCAGTCAGACAAAGAAGGAGTCAAACTTCTTTCTGTGAAGACAACTTCTTCTGAGACTG cTTTTTGGCCATCTGTTTCTCCTACTGACATTTCTGAGGTTGACCAATCGCTGCTTTCTCCTTTTGTCCAAATCCTTGGGAAGTCCTCTGAAATACAGCACTTGATCTGA
- the LOC138109562 gene encoding endomucin-like isoform X2 encodes MFGEMELEVPLSVYVILPIVITLIVITLSVFSLVALYKMCQKKTPERQENGAEQAQSDKEGVKLLSVKTTSSETAFWPSVSPTDISEVDQSLLSPFVQILGKSSEIQHLI; translated from the exons ATGTTTGGTGAAATGGAGCTGGAGGTGCCTCTCAGTGTGT ATGTTATCTTGCCAATTGTCATCACCCTGATAGTCATTACCCTCTCTGTCTTCTCACTGGTGGCTTTGTACAAGATGTGCCAGAAGAAAACTCCAG agaGACAAGAGAACGGTGCTGAACA GGCCCAGTCAGACAAAGAAGGAGTCAAACTTCTTTCTGTGAAGACAACTTCTTCTGAGACTG cTTTTTGGCCATCTGTTTCTCCTACTGACATTTCTGAGGTTGACCAATCGCTGCTTTCTCCTTTTGTCCAAATCCTTGGGAAGTCCTCTGAAATACAGCACTTGATCTGA